In Leishmania infantum JPCM5 genome chromosome 33, a genomic segment contains:
- a CDS encoding putative nicotinate phosphoribosyltransferase produces MAHSNQFAPIIQSLLDTDAYKLHMQQAVFHQNPTVTAAYKFSCRDKDVHLGIYADQVYAHVQQMAHVRLTQEECAYLATLPYFKEDYLEYLRGYRYKPEQVQIRAVPPTMACEKNEFGEDGSDLEVTVEGPWVETILWEIPLLAIVSEVTQRSRHSRVGPAEALANLHEKLELFFANHTEEELATFKVAEFGTRRRCSQAVQEVVVRTLKEDVRFGPHLVGTSNYDLARRLGLPPVGTQAHEWFQAFQQLSSELRRSQIMAMDHWLQEYPQCLGIALTDCITMDAFLKDFDTRLANAYQGLRQDSGVPTEWGQKALNHYKLLGIDPHTKTLVFSDGLDLEKAVELYNGFKEDTNVLCGIGTQLTCSIKGVRSINIVMKMVRCQGRPVAKLSDSPGKIMCDDLEYVEKLKEAFNV; encoded by the coding sequence ATGGCTCACTCGAACCAGTTCGCCCCGATCATCCAATCGCTCCTGGACACGGATGCCTACAAACTGCACATGCAGCAGGCCGTCTTTCACCAGAACCCAACCGTGACTGCGGCCTACAAGTTCAGCTGCCGCGACAAGGATGTCCACCTTGGCATCTACGCGGATCAGGTgtacgcgcacgtgcagcagaTGGCCCATGTGCGACTGACCCAAGAGGAATGCGCCTACTTGGCAACCCTGCCCTACTTTAAGGAGGACTACCTCGAATACCTGCGCGGCTACCGCTACAAGCCGGAGCAGGTGCAGATtcgcgccgtgccgccgacgATGGCATGCGAGAAGAACGAGTTCGGCGAGGACGGCTCCGACCTGGAGGTGACGGTGGAGGGGCCATGGGTGGAAACAATTCTGTGGGAAATCCCGCTACTGGCGATCGTCAGCGAGGTCACCCAACGCAGCCGCCACTCTCGCGTGGGTCCGGCTGAGGCGCTGGCGAACCTGCACGAGAAGTTGGAGCTGTTCTTCGCTAATcacacggaggaggagcttgCCACTTTCAAGGTTGCTGAGTTTGgcacgcgccggcgctgcagccaggcggtgcaggaggtggTCGTGCGAACACTAAAGGAGGATGTGCGATTCGGACCGCACCTGGTGGGCACGAGTAACTACGATCTGGCGCGGCGCCTTGGTCTGCCGCCTGTGGGCACTCAAGCGCATGAGTGGTTTCAGGCCTTTCAGCAGCTTTCTTCAGAGCTGCGCCGTTCTCAGATTATGGCGATGGACCACTGGCTACAGGAGTACCCCCAGTGTCTCGGCATTGCGCTCACGGATTGCATCACAATGGACGCCTTCTTGAAGGACTTCGACACGCGTCTGGCGAACGCCTATCAGGGACTTCGGCAAGACTCGGGTGTACCCACGGAGTGGGGCCAGAAGGCCTTGAATCACTACAAGCTTCTCGGGATCGATCCCCACACCAAGACTCTCGTCTTCTCAGACGGGCTCGACCTGGAGAAAGCGGTGGAGTTGTACAACGGCTTCAAGGAGGACACAAATGTGCTATGTGGCATCGGCACGCAGCTGACGTGCTCCATTAAAGGAGTTCGCTCGATTAACATCGTCATGAAAATGGTCCGATGCCAGGGCAGGCCAGTCGCGAAGCTGTCGGACAGCCCCGGCAAGATCATGTGCGACGACCTCGAGTACGTAGagaagctgaaggaggcTTTTAACGTTTAA